TTCTGCATATCGGATTTGGTTTTCATAAACACTCCACGAACGTGAAGTAGTTGATTCAGGAGTTTCTGATTCTGCGACCTTAATTGTTGACTCTCGTATTGACGTTCTTCAACTGATTCACATATTTTTCTTAACCCCTCGTCTTTCTCAATAATTTTACGAATTTTCGTCTGTAAAAGTTGACCCGCTGCTGTTTTTAACTGCTTTTCTCTGAGTCCAATAGAGAAAAACCACCCAACCAAGGAAATAATAGAAAAAACGAAGTAGCTATATTTTTTTTGAGAATTAGACAAAAAAGGTAGACAAACGAGGGGAAGAAGAAATGCAACTATAGGGAAGAGGTAGTTATGATACCGAGCAATCGGGTGAAAAATTTTTTTCACAAACAACATAAAAATTCTAATCCTTGTCTCATGAACTCATCAAGCGGGCTGTACTTTTCGAGTCTTTTTAGAAAAAATCGTGAGATTAATTCTATTTTTTATGTTTGCATAAAAGTTTATTTATCTCTCCCATAAAATACAGTCCATTTCCTCTGTTTTTATTTCTTTTTATTGTTCTTTCTTTTACAATCTCACCCTGATTGTAACATAGTACCACACTTATCAAATCTTAACTCAAGTGTTAAGACAGGTTGACTATTTCAAATAAAAAATACTTGTTTTTGGAGTAACCATGGCACCCAAGAAAACAACCAAAAAGGGCGGTCCAAAAAAACGACCTTCTGCAGAAAAACGTATTATCACTTCGCAAAAACGTTGTTTGATCAATCAAAGTTTTAAGTCAAAAGCAAAGACGATGATGAAAAAATTTGAAGCAGCTTTAAAAGCTGGTGATCAGACCTCCATTGCTTCTGGATTGCAGTTAGTCTACAGCGTAGTTGACAAAGCTGTAAAACGAGGAATTCTTAAACACAATAAAGCAGCTCGTATCAAATCACGCGCTACCCTACGAGCTAATGCAAAAATATAATCTTAATTTATAGGTAATTATGACTTCTTCCTGCTTTAGTAGATGTTGTCCCATTCTATCTGATACTCCTTTAAGTCCCACATTAACCGCGTGCTGTGATCAGATTCGACTAAATGCTGCGACATTTCATAATAGTGTAAACCTACTGGGAGATATATTTGGAGTTTTAGAGTCCTCTACAATCATTGCTAAAGCATCGTTACATCCCGGAAAACAAGATACTCTAACACGACTGACTACCTTAGAACATGCGTGTGGGATAGCTTCCGGCCTCAATAACTGTGTAGACGCAGTCGCCCTGTTCTCTCAACTTGTCACAGGGGCTATGTTCTATGAAGTAGACTCCAAAGGAAGTTTCAAAATAGCTGCAAAAAGCATACGCAAGCCCGACGGATCAACGGAAATCGTTGCGAGTCGTGTGCTAAGATCACCTCTTGCTATTGCAAGTAAAGTGACGCGCTTGGCTTCCAAAGCCATAGGAGGCGTGTGTTTCTTCTCCGAATTGAAACTGGCAAGTTTAGGAAAACATGCGAAATGTTTAGGCGGTATTACTACCAGCTTATCTGCAATTAGTTCTGCTTGCGGCGCTGCTGATGACATTGTGAGCATCGTGAGCACTTTACGTTTCACAGACTTTGAACCTTCTGCTGAGAATCTTATTCAACGTCGTGCAACGTTAAGAGAGAAATTCTTCTCCTTACTATGCAATTTGGTCGATTTAGTCACGGAAGTTCTGTGTTTGTTTGCTCGTTTTGCTCCTGCTGTATTAGGGCCTCACGCTGCTCTTATTATTGGTGCTTTCTTACTGATGTCTTCTATACTCAATCTTGTTCAAGATTACACAAGTTTATAAGATCTTTCTCTAAGGAAGACGATCTACCCCATAAGTATACTTATGGGGTTTTTTTATGATCTTATACAATGTCTCTCGGTCAGCCCACACATCTATGTTGTTCTTAGCACGTGTGATGGCTGTGTAAAGAATAGAAATATCAAAAGTTTCACACCCTTTAGGGAGAATAACAATAACATCTTCATACTCACTTCCCTGACTTTTATGTACGGACATAGCATAGTTATAGGTGTAATAGGAAAACTCTTTAGCATCTATAACGCGGGAATGAGAAAAAAATAACTTTTGCGTCTTTGGGCAAAGGTACCCCGTATCGCCATTAAATAGTCCCCAAGCTTCATAACGTTTTGTTATCATAATAGGAATGGGCAACTCTGGATGTGTTTTTTGTATTTCATGAAAGATCAGTTCATTTAAGCGTAGGTATCCCCAAGGACCATGGCGCATAGGTGTTAAAACGCACAATTGCGTTTGAGATGAAGGGGTATGTATAAATGCCTCTTTAATCCTAGACAGTGCAGTGAGCATAGGAGGCAGAGGCGTAAAGGGAATGGCTTGTCTTTCTAAAATAGCTTTAGCAAAATCTTGAACTCGATGTGTTTTAGCTCTATGAGACACATGAAGATGTAGAGCTCTTTCAGGGAAACGGACGATCAAATCCTGCAGAGGGTTTCCGGCGCCAACACCTATAGGGGGTAGTTGATTCTCATCTCCCAATATAATTAAATTATCAGCAAGGATTTCCCCTCGTTTATTTTCTCCTGACAAAGTATTGACTAAGCTATGCAGAAGACTCAATGTCACCATAGACCCTTCATCAACGAGCAATAAATCAAAAGAAGTACATTGGTGATAAGCATGTTCTTGCAAGAACCGATGTATTGTTTGA
Above is a genomic segment from Chlamydia abortus containing:
- the rpsT gene encoding 30S ribosomal protein S20, giving the protein MAPKKTTKKGGPKKRPSAEKRIITSQKRCLINQSFKSKAKTMMKKFEAALKAGDQTSIASGLQLVYSVVDKAVKRGILKHNKAARIKSRATLRANAKI
- the recD gene encoding exodeoxyribonuclease V subunit alpha, producing the protein MLSLSPDVSHLLHDVVQQQIVLPLDLAFAKHHISAESKKAFAFLAISSALWRCGYPFLSIENERLFPSISGISETLFYEYFRALPHDVLSSLFVIENNKIYLKSLYTVREKLFKKLSLLSQATNRYSLTTPTLPSLSQEQNKVFHKAVNRCFSLICGGPGTGKTFLAVQIIIALIKQYPKIRIAIVSPTGKATSHIRHILSKHHISEASVTIQTIHRFLQEHAYHQCTSFDLLLVDEGSMVTLSLLHSLVNTLSGENKRGEILADNLIILGDENQLPPIGVGAGNPLQDLIVRFPERALHLHVSHRAKTHRVQDFAKAILERQAIPFTPLPPMLTALSRIKEAFIHTPSSQTQLCVLTPMRHGPWGYLRLNELIFHEIQKTHPELPIPIMITKRYEAWGLFNGDTGYLCPKTQKLFFSHSRVIDAKEFSYYTYNYAMSVHKSQGSEYEDVIVILPKGCETFDISILYTAITRAKNNIDVWADRETLYKIIKKPHKYTYGVDRLP